A region of Vitis riparia cultivar Riparia Gloire de Montpellier isolate 1030 chromosome 12, EGFV_Vit.rip_1.0, whole genome shotgun sequence DNA encodes the following proteins:
- the LOC117926464 gene encoding anthocyanidin 3-O-glucosyltransferase 2-like translates to MEQTELVFIPFPIIGHLAPALEIAKLLTQREPRFSVTIFIIKLPFGSIDGMDADSDSVRFVTLPRVEVSSGTTPSGLFLSEFVKAHIPLVRDAVHELTRSNPVRLAGFVVDMFCTHMIDVADEFGVPSYLFFTSSAAFLGFLLHLQFLHDYEGLDINEFKDSDAELEVPSFANSVPGKAFPSLLTDKESGGTEMFLYHTRRFRQVKGILVNTFIELESHAIQSLSCSTVPVVYPVGPILNTRMGSDGGQQDASAIMNWLDDQPPSSVVFLCFGSMGSFGADQIKEIAHALEHSGHRFLWSLRQPPPKGKMIPSDYENIEQVLPEGFLHRTARIGKVIGWAPQIAVLAHPAVGGFVSHCGWNSLLESIWYGVPVATWPIYAEQQINTFQMVKDLGLAVEIKIDYNKDRDYVVSAHEIENGLRNLMNTNSEVRRKKKEMQKISRRVMIDGGSSHFFFRHFIEDMMANMSCKRQSDT, encoded by the coding sequence ATGGAGCAAACTGAGCTGGTCTTCATCCCATTTCCTATCATAGGCCACCTTGCGCCTGCACTGGAGATTGCAAAGCTGCTTACTCAGCGAGAACCCCGATTCTCAGTCACGATCTTCATCATAAAGTTACCGTTTGGGTCCATTGATGGTATGGACGCGGACTCTGATTCCGTACGGTTCGTCACACTTCCTCGGGTAGAGGTCAGCTCCGGAACGACCCCGTCTGGTCTCTTCCTCTCTGAATTCGTCAAAGCTCACATACCACTCGTCAGAGACGCTGTCCACGAGCTCACTCGCTCCAACCCGGTTCGGCTCGCTGGGTTCGTTGTTGATATGTTCTGCACCCACATGATTGATGTGGCCGATGAGTTTGGGGTGCCTTCCTATCTCTTCTTCACTTCCAGCGCTGCTTTTCTTGGCTTCCTGTTGCATCTGCAGTTCCTCCATGATTATGAGGGCTTGGATATTAATGAGTTCAAGGACTCGGATGCTGAGTTGGAGGTTCCGAGTTTTGCTAACTCAGTTCCGGGTAAGGCCTTCCCTTCTTTGTTGACTGACAAGGAAAGCGGAGGGACCGAGATGTTTCTTTATCACACGAGGAGATTCAGACAAGTCAAGGGTATTCTGGTAAATACATTTATTGAGCTTGAATCACATGCTATTCAATCACTTTCTTGCAGTACAGTACCCGTAGTGTATCCCGTTGGACCCATACTCAACACCCGAATGGGATCTGATGGGGGTCAACAAGATGCTAGTGCCATCATGAACTGGCTTGATGATCAGCCTCCATCGTCCGTGGTTTTCCTGTGCTTCGGGAGCATGGGAAGCTTTGGTGCGGATCAAATCAAGGAGATAGCACATGCGTTAGAGCACAGTGGGCATCGCTTCTTGTGGTCCCTTCGCCAACCTCCCCCAAAGGGTAAAATGATTCCAAGCGACTATGAAAATATTGAGCAAGTTCTACCAGAAGGATTTTTACATCGGACGGCTAGAATTGGAAAGGTGATTGGATGGGCTCCACAAATAGCTGTTTTAGCCCACCCAGCTGTTGGAGGATTTGTATCTCATTGTGGATGGAATTCTTTGCTAGAAAGCATATGGTATGGTGTGCCGGTAGCCACTTGGCCGATATATGCAGAACAACAAATCAACACATTTCAAATGGTGAAAGATTTGGGGTTGGCGgtagaaattaaaatagattaCAATAAGGATCGTGATTATGTTGTAAGTGCTCATGAGATTGAAAATGGATTAAGGAACCTAATGAATACTAATAGTGAAGTGAGGcggaagaagaaagaaatgcaaaaaataagtAGAAGAGTCATGATAGATGGTGGGTCCTCGCACTTTTTCTTTAGGCATTTTATTGAAGACATGATGGCGAACATGTCATGCAAACGACAAAGTGATACCTAA